The genomic segment AAGAATAAAACTTAATAAAACTTTGATGCTAGTGTACTTCATAAAATAGAGTTTTTGCAAAAATATAAAATATGGGAGGATGGTGGAAAATAAAGTGTTAACCAAAGTTTAATTAAAACTCTGATTTTATTTGTTCCACCCATTTTGTTACTCGTTCTTCACTTAATTCTGGTTGAATATCTTCATCGAGGGCTAAGCCTACAAAAAAGCCATTATCTTGAGCTTCAGAATCTTCATGATCGTATCCTTCTGTAGACCATTTCCCAATTACTTTGGCGCCTTTATTAAGGATTTGTTCGTGCAGAACGGCCATTCCATCAACAAAGTGCATAGGCCAACGAACTTGATCACCTAATCCAAAAAGAGCTACCTTTTTATCACTTATCCCAACAGTATCTAATTGATTGATAAAAGCAGGCCAAGGGTCAGAATTGTCTTTATTGTCCCAAGTTTCACTTCCAACTGTTGAACAACCGATGATATATTGCTCTGCATTTCTTAGGTCTTCATCATTTACCTGATCGATAGATTTCATTTCCAGATTCTCATGTTTATCTGAAATAAGTTGCGCACATTTTTCTACGTTTCCCTCTTTAGGCCAATACATTAAAATTGTCTTCTTCATCTGATTATTTTTTATCTATTGAGGTTTGGCAATGTAACTAATGTTTAGCGTATCAATTTTATACTTCCACTTTGTTCTTATTGCAAAAGCTAGCCCAATAAGTATTTATTATTATTTTTTGTGTGATTATTGCGGCCATAAAGTCTTAAAAAAGACATTTACACCATTTTGTAAAATTAAAAAAAAAACAAAATAGACGACGATTTTTATTTAGGAGCGGGTTTTATTAAAACTCAGACTCTCATTGATCTAAATCACGGTCAATTTTTAGTGTGATAAGCCCGATTCTCTCCTTCAATCATTCCCATGAGTCCTTAAGTAAGTTCTTCCTTAGTAATCACACCTTCATCCAATAATTCTCGGAGTACAATTTCTGTCATGTCGCTTTTAAATTGAAATTCAAAACGAATATCCATCACGTAAGCTTTTAAACGCATTTTTAAATAAGATCGATGTTGTTTCACCTCGTTGAAAAACAAAACGTTAATAGGTTTGTTTAAGTATACGTAACGAGATACTTGGGCGCTTTCTGTTGCTATTTTTCTAACTCTTTGTGTGTCCACATCTATGGGTAAATAGATTTCGGCAACCACTTGGCAATTAAGCTCTCCAGAATTGGAATTAGAGACTGCAGAGTTCACTAGTTCAGAGTTGGGTACAGAAACCACAGAATCATCGGGAGTAACCAATCGGGTGGCGCGTAATCCAATTTCTAGAACTTCGCCATAGTGTTTTCCACTATCTATTTTATCACCTACTTTAAAGGGTCGATCTAGAATAAGAGCCATTCCACCAAAAACATTCTTCAACATGTCTTGAGCTGCAAAACCAACGGCTATACCAATGGAAGCTGTGAATGCTAAAATGGTTTCGAATGGTGGATTAAATATCCCTTTAATGATAGCAAAAATGATAATGGTCCACATCACGATTCGGAAAACCGGAATAAAGCCTTTGATGGCGATTCGAAGTTTAGCTGAGCGTTCAGAAATAAGTACTAAAACATTGATAATCAATTGTATGAAATAGTAGGCTAAGATAAGAATGACCACCGTCCAGAATATCTTAGGAATAGAAATCACTTCTAATACTTCTTTGGGTTTGTTGGGTACATTTTCACCAATATCATTTAGAATAGTGGATTCATTTTTTTCTGTTGAAACTGCTGTGATTTCAGCCTTTTCTTTCGGAGCCTTAGTTATGGTTTCTACTTGAAGACTATCTTTGATGGCCTCCTCCATTGTTGTGCTGTCTTGTTGAGTAAAACCAATCGCTGAAATGATCAATAATGAAAGCGTCAGGACAAATAGGAGGGTTTTGTGTTCTATCTTTTTCATTAGTTGATAAAATTATGTGAACGTAATAAATCAACCACTTGTCTGAAAATGATGGGGTTGATATTGTATTTCTCTTTAGGCTTAATGAGTAGCCCTTTTTCTAACATAGGAATCAGATCGTTTCGGCAAATATACTCTGGAGCTTTAAACACCTGAGAATAATCTTCTATTATCAATCCATCGTGAACCAAAATAGCATGCAGGGCAAATAAATAATTAGAAGGAAGATCTTTATCAAAGGAAACATCGAAATCTCTTAAGGATTGGATTTTTATGGTATCCTCATTAATTCCGTGGGTAGAGCGAAGCCAATAGAGTTGGGCCAAACTCACATTTCCATTCGACATTTGATTGAGCTCTTTGAAGAAAGATTTTTTTAAATAGGCTTGTTGGTCTTTATCATTTAACTTGATATAAGATTTAGAAGTAATTTGGCTTTCTGAGGGCTCAAAATCGATTTTATAGCCGCTTAAATAATTTCTCTTTAAGATGATTTCTTCTGTGTTTTCATCAGTGAATCTTTGCAGATGAACCTCATTGATAAATACAGATGAAATCTTTAAGGTTTTTTCTAAATATTCCCAGGAGTAGGAGGTATAAGTCCCCAACCAAAATATTTTTTTTGAAGTGCTAGTCATTAAATCGAAGAGCATTTTTTGGCAGCCAAAACCCCTAACTTTCTTCAAGTAGAGATGTTGGAGGTTTTCAATGATGATAATTTGTTCCTCTTTTAATTGATTCACATGGGCAATAATCTGGTCATTACTAGTAAAGCTTTCCTGCTTAAAAATCTGAGCAAAAAAGGCGAAGTAGGCGTCGAACTCATAAATTTTATTTCCAAGTATATGATGCCTAACAGGTATTTCTTTATCGATGCTTTTGAGGAAATAGAGGAGGAGAGAAGTGATTCCACTTCCTTTTTCACCTATGATGGCAGTGGTGACAAAGCGACCTTTTTCCCAACTACTAAAGCCATGTTGAAGCTTTTCTAATTCTTCTTTTCGGTCTACAAAAAAGCGCTCCTCATCAGTAGGGGTTAGTTGATACAGTCTTTGATAAACAAAGGGGAGCTTTTTTAGTGAGTCCTCTGTTTTGCGAAGAAAGTCAGACAGCTCATGAGAAATATGAGGCTTTTCATTAATCATGCCCAGCTTTTTCTTGACTTCATTGATATAGGTAATGGTGGTGGCAAACTGGGTTTTTAGAAAATCTATTGATTTGGGTAGGAAATTGATGATCCATTCCCAAGCTTCTTTGCGAATCCTCTTGGAGCGCTCAATAGCTCTGATTCTTACAATCTTAACGTTAAGCTCTAATATATTCTCCGTATTTTTTAACTTTTGGATTTCTGTATTGAAATTATTGATGGTAGCTTGTAATTTTTCTAATGGATCCACCTTGATTTTATCCATTAAACTGCTGGCTTCATCTAAATGAACCAAAGCCCTATCGTATCCTTCAGTAACTACTTGTATGCTTTCTTTTAATGCCGTTTTTTTCTCTTGGAGCATCATTTCTGCTGATTCTAGACTAAAATCGCTCACGGTACCTAAAGCCAAAAGCTTTACTCTAGATTTTTCCAAGTGCTCCTCTACAAACTGCTCTATTTCTAAAATCGAGGTCTTAAAATGAGGCAGAGCCTCAAAATTGAGGAGGTCACGCAATGAAAGCCAATTGATATCACTGTTTTTTATTCCTCCCTCGTAATTTTTATTCTTTACAAAGCTTCTTTTGTCTGAGATTTTCTCCACCAAGTTCATGGTTTGGGTATTGAAAAGCTCTAAGTTTCTATTGATATTTCCGGAGAGTTTATCAATGGTCTTAGCCAATATGTTTTCAATGAATTCATCTTGATTCTTTTTTCTTTCCCCTTTAAGGGTGGACTTCAATTCTTTAACAGTGCTGCTTTTTTCTAGAATGGTTTTTGAAGAGTTGTTGATGAATTCGCGAAGTAATTCTAGGTTGAAATTCAGGTTTTCGTTGATATAAAGGCTTATTTTGTCGTGAAGGTCAACGTAATTGTCTAGAACACTTACATAGAGCCAAACTATTTCCACATCTACGGTCCAATCATCGAGTAGTGTTTTATGTGTATTCTTCCATTTGAGCAAACTGTCATTATAGGATTTAACAATTTTCGTTTGTTGGTCTTTTATATTGGAATTTCTAAATTTATTATTTGATAAATCTGGTGTATCTGCAATTAGTATAGCTTTATCAAGTTCAATGAAGGCTTGAAATAAGGTATTCTCAATATTGCCACTTATTTGCTGTTCAAAATGGCTTATCTTCTTTTCTAAGGTATCTAAAAGTGCTGAAAAATCAGTTTTAGAAAGAATTTCAGAGAGCTCCACTGATTCATTTTCTTTAATGCCATTTTGTAAACGATCTTCTAAAGCTTCATCAAATTCCCAAACTGCCAATAAAATTTGACTCTTGTTTAGCATCAAGTCTTCTAAAATAGGCTTCATCAATTCATCCATTCTTATGCCGAGATATTTTTCTAGCATAGATTGATAAGGAATTTTTCTTCTTCTATAGGATTGGAGATCCAGCGGTGTTTTTTTGAAAAGACGACGGAAAAAATTGTAAAACTTCTTTTTGCTTCTTGTGGCTTTTAACAAAAAATTCAGCCTTATTTTTTGAAAAAACTGGGGGAGTCTAAGTTTATTATTTATTTGATATCCTTCAAATACTTCCTTTCTAATAATACTTTTTGGATTGGTTTTAATGAGTTTGTCGAGTATTTGTTGGTATTGGCCAGAACTGTGGATATGGTCATAGTTTATAATGGCTTCTTGGCTTTTTTGGAGTAAATCGAGTATGCTCTCTTTAAATTCTCGAAGGTGAGCATAGCTACTTAAATCCTGAATATCTAATTCTCCTAGTTTCTCATATCTCAATTTATAGGCATCTACAAAGTTAGAAAACTCTCCAATACTCATTTGATAGTAATGGGAAATCCCATCTAGCAATGGCTGATGCGATTGATCCCACAATAGTTTCAGTTCTTTATTCTTAAAGTCAGCTCTCTCTTCCATACTTTTTAATTTCCTGCTA from the Lentimicrobium sp. L6 genome contains:
- a CDS encoding flavodoxin, with protein sequence MKKTILMYWPKEGNVEKCAQLISDKHENLEMKSIDQVNDEDLRNAEQYIIGCSTVGSETWDNKDNSDPWPAFINQLDTVGISDKKVALFGLGDQVRWPMHFVDGMAVLHEQILNKGAKVIGKWSTEGYDHEDSEAQDNGFFVGLALDEDIQPELSEERVTKWVEQIKSEF
- a CDS encoding mechanosensitive ion channel family protein, with product MKKIEHKTLLFVLTLSLLIISAIGFTQQDSTTMEEAIKDSLQVETITKAPKEKAEITAVSTEKNESTILNDIGENVPNKPKEVLEVISIPKIFWTVVILILAYYFIQLIINVLVLISERSAKLRIAIKGFIPVFRIVMWTIIIFAIIKGIFNPPFETILAFTASIGIAVGFAAQDMLKNVFGGMALILDRPFKVGDKIDSGKHYGEVLEIGLRATRLVTPDDSVVSVPNSELVNSAVSNSNSGELNCQVVAEIYLPIDVDTQRVRKIATESAQVSRYVYLNKPINVLFFNEVKQHRSYLKMRLKAYVMDIRFEFQFKSDMTEIVLRELLDEGVITKEELT
- a CDS encoding ATP-binding protein gives rise to the protein MEERADFKNKELKLLWDQSHQPLLDGISHYYQMSIGEFSNFVDAYKLRYEKLGELDIQDLSSYAHLREFKESILDLLQKSQEAIINYDHIHSSGQYQQILDKLIKTNPKSIIRKEVFEGYQINNKLRLPQFFQKIRLNFLLKATRSKKKFYNFFRRLFKKTPLDLQSYRRRKIPYQSMLEKYLGIRMDELMKPILEDLMLNKSQILLAVWEFDEALEDRLQNGIKENESVELSEILSKTDFSALLDTLEKKISHFEQQISGNIENTLFQAFIELDKAILIADTPDLSNNKFRNSNIKDQQTKIVKSYNDSLLKWKNTHKTLLDDWTVDVEIVWLYVSVLDNYVDLHDKISLYINENLNFNLELLREFINNSSKTILEKSSTVKELKSTLKGERKKNQDEFIENILAKTIDKLSGNINRNLELFNTQTMNLVEKISDKRSFVKNKNYEGGIKNSDINWLSLRDLLNFEALPHFKTSILEIEQFVEEHLEKSRVKLLALGTVSDFSLESAEMMLQEKKTALKESIQVVTEGYDRALVHLDEASSLMDKIKVDPLEKLQATINNFNTEIQKLKNTENILELNVKIVRIRAIERSKRIRKEAWEWIINFLPKSIDFLKTQFATTITYINEVKKKLGMINEKPHISHELSDFLRKTEDSLKKLPFVYQRLYQLTPTDEERFFVDRKEELEKLQHGFSSWEKGRFVTTAIIGEKGSGITSLLLYFLKSIDKEIPVRHHILGNKIYEFDAYFAFFAQIFKQESFTSNDQIIAHVNQLKEEQIIIIENLQHLYLKKVRGFGCQKMLFDLMTSTSKKIFWLGTYTSYSWEYLEKTLKISSVFINEVHLQRFTDENTEEIILKRNYLSGYKIDFEPSESQITSKSYIKLNDKDQQAYLKKSFFKELNQMSNGNVSLAQLYWLRSTHGINEDTIKIQSLRDFDVSFDKDLPSNYLFALHAILVHDGLIIEDYSQVFKAPEYICRNDLIPMLEKGLLIKPKEKYNINPIIFRQVVDLLRSHNFIN